Proteins from one Desulfonema limicola genomic window:
- a CDS encoding tyrosine-type recombinase/integrase, producing the protein MKLSTCIRTFFSHYLFEVKNSSLLTVKSYKETFKIFFSFAAQYLGVKIGRIELEDLSTDLILSFLEYLEDERENSIRTRNQRLAVLKSFAKMIRLKYPEHRDIADRILNIPQKRAVKSLAGFLSHDEIIQVFDSVNLSKKDGFRDHAILRLMYDSGARAGEVGNLELDSMDSRESLLYILGKGGAYRRVQIWPRTVQIIEHYVKNHRLTPSALFSKYLFINQRREKLTRQGIYKICKKYISLVLPENRLKQLEPAHCFRHSCAVHMLMDGKPLSHIKNHLGHENINSTMIYLKLDLSRKKEVHKGFIEYTRKTLVNSPDIDGLIDWDNKDEVLKWMDNL; encoded by the coding sequence ATGAAACTGAGTACATGTATTCGCACCTTTTTTTCTCATTATCTTTTTGAGGTAAAAAATTCAAGTCTGCTGACGGTAAAATCATATAAGGAGACTTTTAAAATTTTCTTTTCTTTTGCGGCCCAGTATCTTGGTGTAAAAATCGGGAGAATAGAGCTTGAAGATTTATCAACAGACTTAATTCTCAGTTTTCTCGAATATCTTGAAGATGAAAGGGAGAACAGCATAAGAACCAGGAATCAAAGGCTGGCGGTTCTCAAATCTTTTGCAAAAATGATTCGTCTTAAATATCCGGAACACAGGGACATTGCAGACCGCATATTGAATATCCCGCAGAAACGTGCGGTAAAATCTCTTGCAGGATTTCTATCTCATGATGAAATAATACAGGTCTTTGATTCCGTCAATCTAAGCAAAAAAGACGGTTTCAGGGACCACGCAATACTCCGGCTGATGTATGATTCAGGGGCAAGAGCCGGCGAAGTCGGGAACCTTGAACTTGACAGTATGGACAGCAGGGAATCTCTTCTTTATATACTCGGCAAAGGCGGTGCATACAGGAGGGTTCAGATATGGCCGCGGACAGTACAGATAATTGAACATTATGTAAAAAATCATCGCTTAACGCCCAGTGCCTTGTTTTCAAAATACCTGTTTATCAACCAGCGGAGAGAAAAATTGACACGCCAGGGAATTTATAAAATCTGCAAAAAGTATATCTCCCTGGTGCTTCCTGAAAACCGCTTAAAACAATTAGAACCGGCACACTGTTTCCGCCATTCCTGCGCTGTTCACATGCTGATGGACGGAAAACCCCTGTCCCATATAAAAAATCACCTGGGACACGAAAATATTAACTCGACGATGATTTATCTCAAGCTTGATCTTTCCAGGAAAAAAGAGGTGCATAAAGGGTTTATTGAATACACGCGCAAGACCCTGGTAAACAGTCCCGATATTGACGGCCTGATTGACTGGGATAATAAAGATGAAGTCTTGAAATGGATGGACAATCTTTAA
- a CDS encoding IS110 family transposase, whose amino-acid sequence MHCNDCNKHEVFQDIKSEIRGSEKYLIVGIDVGKLSHAAFFCLPNGKVILKRFPFQNSREGFTKIVNKIEAAKARYKPENVVIGVEPTASYHKPLAQFLAGSSFHVVLVAGNAVKKNRELLDNRWDKNDPKDAVNIADLISQGKYLFHEAPSKEIETVRELLSLRKRLKKEDRSLKVRIRNCLLAKYFPELDRVYNRAEKENLAIIRWCFNPEKIASMDFQEFFTMVTTRKTGLAQEQRLRKIYNLAGESVGCRFTASAAIEAEMLVDRILGVKESLKKLETEIESICKKIPGYALLLTIPGFGPYVSAVVLSRIGNPFRFKKQSQVIKLSGYDLGALRSGKNARSKVPSISKRGNGELRYALYQAAVSASTHDNIFLSYYTKLLKQRKAEKGIEVKMRVKIAAKMLVIAWTMLKKNQNFNPDMINI is encoded by the coding sequence ATGCACTGTAATGATTGTAATAAACATGAAGTATTTCAGGATATTAAGTCAGAAATCAGGGGTTCTGAAAAGTATTTGATTGTTGGTATTGATGTAGGAAAGCTTTCACATGCTGCATTTTTCTGCCTTCCCAATGGCAAGGTTATTTTGAAAAGATTCCCGTTTCAGAACAGCCGGGAGGGTTTTACTAAAATTGTGAATAAAATCGAAGCAGCAAAGGCCCGTTATAAACCTGAAAATGTTGTCATTGGTGTGGAGCCTACTGCCAGTTACCACAAACCTCTGGCACAATTTCTTGCGGGCAGTTCATTTCATGTTGTCCTTGTAGCAGGTAATGCTGTGAAAAAGAACCGAGAGCTGCTTGACAACAGGTGGGATAAAAATGATCCCAAGGATGCAGTCAACATTGCGGACCTTATTTCTCAGGGGAAATACCTTTTTCATGAAGCACCTTCAAAAGAGATAGAAACAGTAAGGGAGCTGCTGTCATTGCGGAAAAGGCTTAAAAAAGAAGACCGCAGCCTGAAAGTCAGGATCAGAAACTGCCTGCTTGCAAAATATTTTCCTGAACTGGACAGGGTTTACAACCGTGCAGAAAAGGAAAACCTTGCTATTATAAGGTGGTGTTTTAATCCTGAGAAGATTGCCTCAATGGATTTTCAAGAGTTTTTCACAATGGTTACAACCCGGAAAACAGGGCTTGCGCAGGAACAGAGATTAAGAAAAATCTACAACCTTGCAGGCGAATCTGTCGGGTGCAGATTTACCGCATCAGCAGCAATAGAAGCCGAAATGCTTGTGGACAGGATTCTGGGTGTCAAAGAATCCTTGAAAAAACTTGAAACCGAGATCGAATCAATTTGTAAAAAAATCCCTGGATACGCCCTTTTGCTCACCATTCCTGGTTTTGGTCCTTATGTTTCGGCAGTTGTACTTTCCAGGATCGGCAATCCTTTCAGATTTAAAAAGCAGTCACAGGTTATAAAATTGTCAGGGTATGATCTTGGGGCACTTCGCAGCGGGAAAAATGCCAGATCAAAGGTTCCAAGCATTTCAAAAAGAGGCAATGGCGAACTGCGCTATGCACTGTACCAGGCTGCTGTGTCTGCATCCACGCATGACAACATATTTCTTTCTTATTACACAAAACTGCTGAAGCAGAGAAAAGCGGAAAAAGGAATTGAAGTCAAGATGCGTGTAAAGATTGCAGCAAAGATGCTGGTGATTGCCTGGACAATGCTGAAAAAGAACCAAAACTTTAACCCGGATATGATTAATATTTGA